The genomic segment GGACGGGCGCCTGGCCGTACTACAAGCGCAACGCGCCCGACCTCGACCTGTACGCGATGAACTCGTACGGCGACGTCTGCAACGTGCAGCGGGACTGGGTGGCGGGCGGCTACACCAAGCCCTACATCATCACCGAGACGGGCCCGGCCGGTGAGTGGGAGGTCGCGAACGACGCGAACGGCATCCCCGAGCAGAAGACCGACGTGCAGACCGCCGCGGGGTACACCAACGCGTGGAACTGCGTCACCGCCCACCGGGGTGTGGCGCTCGGCGCCACGATGTTCCACTACGGCACCGAGCACGACTTCGGCGGGATCTGGTTCAACCTGCTGCCCGGCGGGTTCAAGCGGCTCTCGTACTACGCGGTGAAGCAGGCGTACGCCGGTTCGACCGCCGGGGACAACACGCCGCCGGTGATCAGCAACATGACCGTCTCGCCGGCCTCGGCGGCGCCGGCCGGCAAGGAGTTCACCGTACGGGCCGACGTCCGCGACCCGGACAACGATCCGGTGACGTACAAGATCTTCCTCAGCGGGAACTACGCCAACGGCGACAAGGGGCTGGTGGAGGCCGCGTGGCGGTCCACCGGCAACGGCACCTTCGCCGTGACGGCGCCCGAGAAGCTGGGTGTCTGGAAGGTCTACATCCGCGCGGAGGACGGCCACGGGAACGCGGGCTTCGAGACGAAGTCGGTGAAGGTGGTGGCGCCGCCCGTCGTCGGCACCAACGTGGCGCTGAACAAGCCGACCACGGCCTCTTCCTTCCAGGCCTCGTACGGCGACTGCCCCTGCACCCCCGCCAACGCGACCGACGGCAACCCGGACACCCGGTGGGCCAGCGACTGGAGCGACCCGCAGTCCATCCAGGTCGACCTGGGTGCCGCCACCGCCCTGCGGACGCTCCAGCTCCAGTGGGACCCGGCCTTCGCCTCCTCGTACGAGGTGCAGCTCTCCGACGACGGGTCCACCTGGCGCACCGTGTACACGACCACCACCGGCAACGGTGACATCGACACCATCGCCCTCGGGCAGACCGCCCGCCACGTCCGGCTCACCCTGAAGACCCGGGGTACCGGCTGGGGCTACTCGCTCCACGAGATCGGCGTGTACGCCTGACGGACGGCGCTGCCCGCCCCCTCCTCCGTGCCGCCGGTGCCGGACCGGTACCGGCGGCATCCCACCCCCTCCAGCGGAGAGGCACTCCATGAAAGGCACCACGAGCAAGAAGGGCGCCGCGAGACGGCTCTCGGCGATCCTGGTCGGCACGGCCCTGGCCGCCACCGTCCTCGGCGTCGGTTCGACCCTGAGCGCGCTCCCGTCCGGCGCGGCGTCCACCAGCGCCGTGGCCGACGCGG from the Streptomyces sp. NBC_01335 genome contains:
- a CDS encoding discoidin domain-containing protein, with the protein product MFRPPHAVLGRPRAGRRLVSLTALGALVASSLTLLAAPGATAADTLLSQGRTATASSQEGDGYSAAAAVDGNLTGTRWASQWSDPQWIQIDLGATASLSRAVLTWEGAYGKSYEIQASDNGTDWRSLRTVTQGDGGTDDLALSGSGRYVRMLGTQRSGGYGYSLWEFQVYGTTGTTPPPATGGAVKVTGSQGNWQLQVGGQPYTVKGLTWGPSVADSPKYLPDVKSMGVNTIRTWGTDGSTKPLLDAAAANGIRIINGFWLQPGGGPGSGGCVNYVTDTTYKNNSLAEFAKWVDAYKSHPATLMWNVGNESVLGLQNCYSGTELEAQRNAYTTFVNDVAKKIHSIDPDHPVTSTDAWTGAWPYYKRNAPDLDLYAMNSYGDVCNVQRDWVAGGYTKPYIITETGPAGEWEVANDANGIPEQKTDVQTAAGYTNAWNCVTAHRGVALGATMFHYGTEHDFGGIWFNLLPGGFKRLSYYAVKQAYAGSTAGDNTPPVISNMTVSPASAAPAGKEFTVRADVRDPDNDPVTYKIFLSGNYANGDKGLVEAAWRSTGNGTFAVTAPEKLGVWKVYIRAEDGHGNAGFETKSVKVVAPPVVGTNVALNKPTTASSFQASYGDCPCTPANATDGNPDTRWASDWSDPQSIQVDLGAATALRTLQLQWDPAFASSYEVQLSDDGSTWRTVYTTTTGNGDIDTIALGQTARHVRLTLKTRGTGWGYSLHEIGVYA